CGAGCAGGCGCGCAAGCTCTTCGAGACCACGACTCTCTGCAGCGACGCTGTCGCGATGCGCGCCGAAGCAGGATACGAGATCGACGGGACGCCGACAGAAACCGCTCTTCTCACCGGCGGCGTCTCGCTCGGCGTCGATCCCGTCGAGCTTCGTCTTTCGGCGCGCGTGCTCGCGAGCGCGGCGCGCGGCGACGGCCGCAAGCGCATGAGCACATTGCACGAGACGTCGGAAGGCGCGCGCCTGCTCTGCGTCAAGGGCGATCCGCTCGAAGTGCTTGCGCGCTGCGCGAAGCGGCGGACGGCCGCCGGCGCCGTTCCGATGGAGGAGGCGGCGCACGCGCAGATCGTGAAGGCCAATACGAGAATGGCGGGCGACGCCCTGCGCGTGCTCGGCGTCGCCTGCCTCGAAGGCGGCGGCGATCCGCGCGACGAGGCGGATCTCGTCTGGCTCGGCCTTGTCGGCATGGCCAATCCGGTGCGCACAAGCGCGCGACCGGCGCTGAAACGATTGCACCGGGCCGGCGTGCGCACCGTCATGATCACCGGCGATCAGAGCGCGACAGCCTTCGCCGTCGCCCGCGGCCTCGATCTCGCCGACGGCGGGGAGTTGCGCGTGCTGGAGGCGGGGCAGATCGCGAATATGCCCCCGGAGCTGCTGACGGCCCTCGCCGCGCAGCCGCATGTCTTCGCCCGCGTGAGTCCCGTCGACAAGCTCAACATCGTCAAGGCCCTTCAGGCGAACGGACATATCGTGGCCATGACCGGCGACGGCGTCAATGACGGCCCCGCCCTGCGCGCGGCCGATGTCGGCGTCGCAATGGGCGGCGAAGGGGGCGATGTGGCGCGCCGGGTCGCCGACATCGTGCTGGCGAGCGACGACATGGACGGAATCGTCGAGGCGATCCGCCTCGGCCGGGCGACTTACGCCAATATCCGCAAGGTGCTGCGCTACCTCGTCTCCACCAACGCCTCCGAAACCTTCGTCATGCTCGGCGCCGCTCTGGTCGACGCCGGCGAGCCGCTGACGCCGATGCAATTGCTGTGGCTCAATCTCGCCACCGACGCGCTGCCCGCTCTCGCCCTCGGCCTCGAACCGCCGGAGGCCGACGTCCTCGATCAGCCCCCGCACGATCCCAGCGCGCCGATCCTGGGACCGGCCGATTTCCGCCGCGTGCTGCGCGAAGGCTCGGTGATGGGCGTCGCGGCGCTGATCGGATATTTCAGCGTCGGCGGTCTCGTCGGCGGATCGCGCGCCAGCACCGTCACCTTTCACGGGCTGACGCTCGGCCAGTTGCTGCACGCGGTCGCCAGCCGGTCCGAGACGCGCGGCCTGATGGCCGAGTTTGGACGCCGCCCGAATCCGAAACTTTATGGCGGTCTCGCCATCTCCGTTCTGATGCAGGGCGCAGCGCAATTCCTGCCGCCGACGCGGCGTCTCCTCGGGCTGGCCCCGCTCGCGCCCGGAGACCTGTTGCGCATCGGCGCCGTGGCGATCGGCAGTTCGATCGTCAACGACGTCGTCGGCCGCGCCGAAGATCGCTTCGGGGCGCATGCGCGCATCCCCCGTCCCTATGGAGAGAGCCATGTCGTCTGACATGATCTTTACCTCCGAATCCGTCACGCCGGGCCATCCGGACAAGCTCTGCGACCGCATCAGCGACGCGGCCGTGGACGCCTTGTTGCGGGAAGATGAGAGCGCGCGCGCCGTGGTCGAATGCGCATTGGCGACGGGCGTCGTTTTTCTCGCAGCGAGATATGCGGCGGAAGCGCGCGTCGACCTTCCATCGCTTGCGCGCAAGGTTATCGCCGAGGCGGGGTACGCCTCGGAGGGCTTCGACGCGCGGACCTGCTCCATCCTCACCAATCTCGCCGAATTGCCGCTGGGCGCGCGCGAGCCCGAGCCGGCCCCGGGCGACGAGGAAACGATCGCGCGCCGCGTCGCGCAGCAGCAGGCGAATGTCTTCGGCTATGCCTGTCGCGACACGGCGCAACTCATGCCCGCGCCGATCGTCTGCGCGCACAAAATCGCAAGGGCGCTCGATGAAGCGAGGCGCGCCCGCTTCATCGAGCTGTCGCCTGACGCCAAGACGCAGGTCTCGGTCGAATATCGGGGCGCGCGGGCGGTTCGCATCCACAGCCTCTCGCTGACTGTCGCGGTCGACGACGAGTCGAAACTGGACGCCGGGGAGCGGCTGCGCGCTCTGGCCCTCGATGCGCTGGGCGATACGGAAATCCGCCCGGACGAGCGGACGCAGATCATCGTGAACGCCGCCGCCGTTCCGCTCGAAATTGGCGGCCCCGCGCGCCATGCCGGCCTGACCGGACGCAAGAACGGCATCGACTCCTATGGAGAGATCGCGCGCATGAGCGGCTCCGCGCTCTCGGGAAAAGACCCCTCGCGCATCGATCGTTCGGGCGCCTACGCCGCCCGCTACGCCGCGAAAAACATCGTCGCCGCGGGGCTCGCCGAGCGCTGCGAGGTGCTCGTCTCCTATGCGATCGGTCAGGCGCAGCCGCTGAGTCTTTCGGTCGAGACCTACAATACCGGGAAGAGGAGCGATGCGGAGATCGGCAGGCGCCTCGCCGCCGCGATGGATTTCCGTCCGGCCGCCATCATACGGCGCTTCCGCCTGCGAAGCCGTTTGAGGGACGCCGGTCCGGCGGGCTTCTATCTGCCGCTCGCAACCTTCGGCCATTTCGGCCGTGACGATCTCGATCTGCCTTGGGAGGCGACCGATCTCGCGGAGGTTCTTCGCGGCTGACGCGACGTAGGATGAGCGCCTATTCGCCCTCCGGCGGAGGACCGTTCTTCCACAGACCTCCGAGATTGGTCGCGTACCAAAGCAGCGTGAGCGCCGGCGGGAAGACCTTTTCGCGCGACATCTGCCAAAGCGCGAGTCCCCCGAGCGCGAGAGCCGCGAGAAGTTTGGGGTCCACTTCCCTTTCCGCCGATGCTTCCGACGGGGCGGCCGCTTCGCTCACCGCGAATAATCCGGCCTCCCGAGCGGCGGCGGCGAGATTGTCGAAGGGGCCCCAATGCTGGATCAGCACGCTGCCCGTCAGCGGTTTGACCTCGACGTTGCGAACGCCGGGCAGCGCCGACGCGCCGCTCGCGATGGACGCGAAAAAGGCCGCGTCGCCGCGGCGCTCCGCGATCCGCAATCGCGTGCGGCCGGGCATGACGTGACAAATCTCGGCTGTCGGCGACTCCGCGCTCATGATTATTTTCCGTCTCCGACAGGATCGGCGGCCGCGGCCTGATCCTGCGGCCCCGCGGCCGCTGTCGTCTCGCGAGGCGGCGACGACGCGGCCTTCTGGCCCTTCGCCATCATGGCGGCGAAAATCTCACTTGTTGCTTCTGCCTTGGCTTCGGCGAAGAGGTCTTCCGCCGCCTCCATCAACTCGGCGCTCTGCGTCCTGGCCTCATGATAGGCCATCATGGCCGCTTTGAGGGCGGCTCTGGCGACTGGTCGCGCACGCTTGTGAT
The nucleotide sequence above comes from Methylocystis parvus OBBP. Encoded proteins:
- a CDS encoding cation-translocating P-type ATPase; translation: MQQISFGDILDRDKARIVHAAVPGRVRLRHVGLLLDGDAKERVEKALGRLPGVKSVKASARTGSALVYFDFPATPESLAAALEAAAGGAEAVAAPEILAQGPNAAFETGAVFHAASIDAVASWLETRPAAGLTAPEVAARLAKWGPNETPRAERRSAMAIFAEQMTSLPIALLAASAAMSLATGGVADAVMIAAVVLVNAGIATATEREADRTIAGLMDEGPQPATAIRDGARVSIRSSELTIGDILVIERGAFIPADARLIESDDLSVNESPLTGEAHPAAKDAHALLPPDTVVSDRRNMIFQGTAVTSGSGAAIVTAVGAMTEMGRIQELLGALRPPETPIQRELGEVGRELVIVNGLICASVFALGMMRGHPLAQTLRSAISLAVAAIPEGLPAVATTTLAIGIQHMRKRKVFVRKIDAVETLGAVEVVGLDKTGTLTENRMAAVVLHLDGAALELRNGRLLRGGQTADDALCEQARKLFETTTLCSDAVAMRAEAGYEIDGTPTETALLTGGVSLGVDPVELRLSARVLASAARGDGRKRMSTLHETSEGARLLCVKGDPLEVLARCAKRRTAAGAVPMEEAAHAQIVKANTRMAGDALRVLGVACLEGGGDPRDEADLVWLGLVGMANPVRTSARPALKRLHRAGVRTVMITGDQSATAFAVARGLDLADGGELRVLEAGQIANMPPELLTALAAQPHVFARVSPVDKLNIVKALQANGHIVAMTGDGVNDGPALRAADVGVAMGGEGGDVARRVADIVLASDDMDGIVEAIRLGRATYANIRKVLRYLVSTNASETFVMLGAALVDAGEPLTPMQLLWLNLATDALPALALGLEPPEADVLDQPPHDPSAPILGPADFRRVLREGSVMGVAALIGYFSVGGLVGGSRASTVTFHGLTLGQLLHAVASRSETRGLMAEFGRRPNPKLYGGLAISVLMQGAAQFLPPTRRLLGLAPLAPGDLLRIGAVAIGSSIVNDVVGRAEDRFGAHARIPRPYGESHVV
- the metK gene encoding methionine adenosyltransferase, producing the protein MSSDMIFTSESVTPGHPDKLCDRISDAAVDALLREDESARAVVECALATGVVFLAARYAAEARVDLPSLARKVIAEAGYASEGFDARTCSILTNLAELPLGAREPEPAPGDEETIARRVAQQQANVFGYACRDTAQLMPAPIVCAHKIARALDEARRARFIELSPDAKTQVSVEYRGARAVRIHSLSLTVAVDDESKLDAGERLRALALDALGDTEIRPDERTQIIVNAAAVPLEIGGPARHAGLTGRKNGIDSYGEIARMSGSALSGKDPSRIDRSGAYAARYAAKNIVAAGLAERCEVLVSYAIGQAQPLSLSVETYNTGKRSDAEIGRRLAAAMDFRPAAIIRRFRLRSRLRDAGPAGFYLPLATFGHFGRDDLDLPWEATDLAEVLRG
- a CDS encoding DUF5132 domain-containing protein codes for the protein MRARLARPGGNRYEAVFASGREEWMKPWGFALGVLTGAAATFLLTRDHKRARPVARAALKAAMMAYHEARTQSAELMEAAEDLFAEAKAEATSEIFAAMMAKGQKAASSPPRETTAAAGPQDQAAAADPVGDGK